The sequence ATAGCTGGTTCTCTCCGAAATAGCTTTAGGGCTAGCGTCGACATAAAGATTCTTGGAGGTAGAGCACTGTTTGGGTGAGGGGTCCATCCCGGATTACCAATCTCAGATAAACTCCGAATGCCAATGAATTATGGTCGGCAGTCAGACTGCGAGTGCTAAGATCCGTAGTCGAAAGGGAAACAGCCCAGACCACCAGCTAAGGTCCCAAAATAATTGTTAAGTGGAAAAGGATGTGGGGTTGCACAGACAACTAGGATGTTAGCTTAGAAGCAGCTATTCATTCAAAGAGTGCGTAATAGCTCACTAGTCGAGTGACCCTGCGCCGAAAATGTACCGGGGCTAAAACAATTTACCGAAGCTGTGGATACCTTTATAGGTATGGTAGGAGAGCGTTCTATGTGTGAAGAAGGTATACCGTGAGGAGTGCTGGAACGCATAGAAGTGAGAATGCCGGTATGAGTAGCGAAAGACAGGTGAGAATCCTGTCCACCGTAAGACTAAGGTTTCCAGGGGAAGGCTCGTCCGCCCTGGGTTAGTCGGGACCTAAGGAGAGACCGAAAGGTGTATCCGATGGACAACAGGTTGATATTCCTGTACTAGAGTATGTAGTGATGGAGGGACGCAGTAGGCTAACTAAAGCAGACGAATGGAAGAGTCTGTCTAAGCAGTGAGGTGTGAATTGAGTCAAATGCTTAGTTCTATAACATTGAGCTGTGATGGGGAGCGAAGTTTAGTAGCGAAGTTAGTGACGTCACACTGCCAAGAAAAGCTTCTAGCGTTTAAACATACTCTACCCGTACCGCAAACCGACACAGGTAGTCGAGGCGAGTAGCCTCAGGTGAGCGAGAGAACTCTCGTTAAGGAACTCGGCAAAATGACCCCGTAACTTCGGGAGAAGGGGTGCTGACTTTACGTCAGCCGCAGTGAATAGGCCCAAGCAACTGTTTATCAAAAACACAGCTCTCTGCTAAATCGTAAGATGATGTATAGGGGGTGACGCCTGCCCGGTGCTGGAAGGTTAAGAGGAGTGCTTAGCGTAAGCGAAGGTATGAATTGAAGCCCCAGTAAACGGCGGCCGTAACTATAACGGTCCTAAGGTAGCGAAATTCCTTGTCGGGTAAGTTCCGACCCGCACGAAAGGCGTAATGATTTGGGCACTGTCTCAACGAGAGACTCGGTGAAATTTTAGTACCTGTGAAGATGCAGGTTACCCGCGACAGGACGGAAAGACCCCATGGAGCTTTACTGCAGTTTGATATTGAGTGTCTGTACCACATGTACAGGATAGGTAGGAGTCTATGAGATCGGGACGCCAGTTTCGAAGGAGACGTTGTTGGGATACTACCCTTGTGTTATGGCCACTCTAACCCGGATAGGTTATCCCTATCGGAGACAGTGTCTGACGGGCAGTTTGACTGGGGCGGTCGCCTCCTAAAAGGTAACGGAGGCGCCCAAAGGTTCCCTCAGAATGGTTGGAAATCATTCGCAGAGTGTAAAGGTATAAGGGAGCTTGACTGCGAGAGCTACAACTCGAGCAGGGACGAAAGTCGGGCTTAGTGATCCGGTGGTTCCGTATGGAAGGGCCATCGCTCAACGGATAAAAGCTACCCTGGGGATAACAGGCTTATCTCCCCCAAGAGTTCACATCGACGGGGAGGTTTGGCACCTCGATGTCGGCTCGTCGCATCCTGGGGCTGTAGTCGGTCCCAAGGGTTGGGCTGTTCGCCCATTAAAGCGGCACGCGAGCTGGGTTCAGAACGTCGTGAGACAGTTCGGTCCCTATCCGTCGCGGGCGTAGGAAATTTGAGAGGATCTGCTCCTAGTACGAGAGGACCAGAGTGGACTTACCGCTGGTGTACCAGTTGTCTTGCCAAAGGCATCGCTGGGTAGCTATGTAGGGAAGGGATAAACGCTGAAAGCATCTAAGTGTGAAACCCACCTCAAGATGAGATTTCCCATGATTTTATATCAGTAAGAGCCCTGAGAGATGATCAGGTAGATAGGTTAGAAGTGGAAGTGTGGCGACACATGTAGCGGACTAATACTAATAGCTCGAGGACTTATCCAAAGTAACTGAGAATACGAAGTGTGAGGTTTTCTTGGTATTTGATAGATATTCAATTTTGAGTAGGTATTACTCAGAGTTAAGTGACGATAGCCTAGGAGATACACCTGTACCCATGCCGAACACAGCAGTTAAGCCCTAGAACGCCGGAAGTAGTTGGGGGTTGCCCCCTGTGAGATATGGAAGTCGCTTAGCTTGAGGGAGTTTAGCTTAGTTGTAATTGAGAGGAAATCGAAATTACAATCGGCGGATGAGAGAAACGAAGTTTCTTACCGTTGGCTGAGCTAGACTCCGCCCTTTGGGAGTTTAGCTCAGCTGGGAGAGCATCTGCCTTACAAGCAGAGGGTCAGCGGTTCGATCCCGTTAACTCCCATTTTAGCGGGTGTAGTTTAGTGGTAAAACTACAGCCTTCCAAGCTGTTGTCGCGAGTTCGATTCTCGTCACCCGCTTTGAACTTTGTTCAATTACCAAGTTTTTTAAACTTGGGCGCGTAGCTCAGGTGGTTAGAGCGCACGCCTGATAAGCGTGAGGTCGGTGGTTCGAGTCCACTCGTGCCCATTTATAAATATGGTCCGTTGGTCAAGGGGTTAAGACACCGCCTTTTCACGGCGGTAACACGGGTTCGAATCCCGTACGGACTATTTATTGGAGGATTACCCAAGTCCGGCTGAAGGGAACGGTCTTGAAAACCGTCAGGCGTGTAAAAGCGTGCGTGGGTTCGAATCCCACATCCTCCTTTTTATATTAACGCGGGATGGAGCAGCTCGGTAGCTCGTCGGGCTCATAACCCGAAGGTCGTAGGTTCAAATCCTGCTCCCGCAATTTGGCTCGGTAGCTCAGTTGGTAGAGCAATGGATTGAAGCTCCATGTGTCGGCGGTTCGATTCCGTCTCGCGCCATATTTTATTTATAACTTGGAAGGGTAGCGAAGAGGCTAAACGCGGCGGACTGTAAATCCGCTCCTTCGGGTTCGGGGGTTCGAATCCCTCCCCTTCCATTACTTTAGTTACGGGCATAGTTTAAAGGTAGAACTAAGGTCTCCAAAACCTTCAGTGTGGGTTCAATTCCTACTGCCCGTGTTAATATGATTATGGCGGGTGTGGTGAAGTGGTTAACACACCAGATTGTGGCTCTGGCATGCGTGGGTTCGATCCCCATCACTCGCCTATTTTATATTATTGGGGTATAGCCAAGCGGTAAGGCAAGGGACTTTGACTCCCTCATGCGTTGGTTCGAATCCAGCTACCCCAGTTACTATTTGCCGGCGTGGCGGAATTGGCAGACGCGCTGGACTCAAAATCCAGTGTCCGCAAGGACGTGCCGGTTCGACCCCGGCCGCCGGTATAGTAATAAAGACAAGGTTTTCGGACCTTGTCTTTTTTTCTTTGTTGTATGTCGAGTTACCAATTTTTTCCATTTTAAAATAAATCATCAAGTTTATTAGCCAATATTTTCTGTTTGCTAGGGTACAAATGAGAATAAGTATCAATTGTTGTTGTTATAGATGCATGTCCTAATCTTTCTTTGACAACAAGATAATCTTCTCCTTGATTTATTAGTAATGATGCATGAGAGTGTCTCAAATCATGAATTCTTATTTTCTTTAAATCTTTATCCCTTTCTAGTATTTGCTTAAACTTCTTATCAATCATATTTTTTGTAATAGTTATTGGTGTACTCTGTATTATTTGTAGTTCGTCAGTATTTTTGGTAAATTCCTTAAGTTTTTTTTTGTTTTTCTTTCCAATCTTTTAGCATTTCTGCTAATTTCTGATTGATTGTTATATTTCTAGTTCCTGATCGTGTTTTTGTTGTATTAATGTAGCTTGTATTACTTACAAAGTATACCGTTTTGGTAACGAAAAATGTATTTGTTAAAAGATTTATATCATTCCAGTTCAATGCGAGTATTTCTCCCATTCTCATCCCAGTAAAGAAAGCAATCACGAAAAACAGGTCATAGCTTATTTCATCATCTCGAATAAGTTCTCTAAATCTCGTGAATTCTTCTATGCTCCAAAATTTGATATTAGGCTTCCTAATTGGTAATTTTCTCAGATTCTCAACAGGATTTTTATCAATAAGGGATTTTCTTATACCAGTATCAAAAATTTTTTTAAGTAGAATTAAGACTTTATTAATTGTATTATAACTTAAAGTTTCATTTTCATTTTGTTTTTTAGGCTTTGTTTTTAGGTATTCACGAAATTCGAATATATGGTCATACGTTAATTTATTTAAATTTGTATTTTTAAAATAAGGCTTAATATGACGCTCATAATTGTTTCTTTGTGTACTTGTATAGCTTATTTTTCTGCCATTTTTCAAATCGTCTTCTTCAAGCAACTGGAATAACATATCTGTTGTTACTACAAAGTCAAATTGTTTTTCTTTTAATTCTACAACTCGAATATGTTGTTCCAGTTCTAGTGCTTCCTTTTTAGATTTTAATCCTTTTCGAATGATACGTATTCTTTTTTGTGTGACTGGGTGGAAACCATTAGAAACATCAACGGTCCATTTACCACTTTTAGTTTTACGAATAGTCATTCATTATGCTTCTTTCTGGAGTTCAATTCCTAGTAGTTCTTCAGCGACACTGGCTGGAATAGTACCAATCCGTTTGTTATCGTAGATATTAAAACCACGATTCACTAATAGTAATTTGCCAGTATGGATAATCTTTCTTGCAGTTCCTGGAGCAAATCCAAGTTCGATAAGGTCATCTTTTGTTACAGTTTTAATCATGTGATCTCCTTTTCTAATTAAATTAAGTAAGGGGAGGATTAACTCCCCTTGTTTGATACTTATTTTTGTTTTACATCTACTAAATGGATAGCATCCGCCTTGTAATACATCGTTGAACTAATCATAGTGGCTTGTAAATTGTCAAATGTAACTGGTACTTGATCCATTGCTTGGATATAGTCATTATCGACTAAAGCTTCTGGATTGTCTACTGAGACTTGGGTTGATTTCTTTTTGAATTGTCCATCCTTAATCGTTACATTGTATTTCCAACCAATGATTTTATCGGTATTAAAACGTCTTTCGCTACCATCTCGGTTTTTGATAATTTCTCCGTTTGCATCTGCTCGGACTTCTGTTTCAAATTTTGGAATAACTTCATCCAATTCAAATTTTGTTCCAATGTTATTAAAATTCCAGTCATTTTGTGAAAGCATTTTTGCCATAGTTAATTTCTCCTTTTGATATTTTCTTTGATTGTAGGGATT comes from Streptococcus oralis and encodes:
- a CDS encoding DUF3173 domain-containing protein, with the translated sequence MIKTVTKDDLIELGFAPGTARKIIHTGKLLLVNRGFNIYDNKRIGTIPASVAEELLGIELQKEA